Genomic segment of Candidatus Desulfatibia profunda:
AAGGATAGTGTACGGCGGCAACACTGCCCTCCATGATGAACGGATTGATAAAATCATAGTATTCAAGGTCAACCATGATTCCGTATTGGATGCTGCACAGCGCAGCCATCACCATGATGCCTTTTCTGTAAAGAAGCATGCTCGAATAGATAATCACGACAAGATAGAGAAATGAAAAAATGCTTGCAAAACTGCCGGTTACAAAAATTATCAATGTTACGACGAATGTATCTATGGCGATCTGAACATATGCAAAGATAATTCCACGTTTCAATCGGGGAAGAATTACGGCATAAATAAACGAAAGCAAAAAGATACCGGTAATGAGGCCGTATAAAACCAACAGCGGTTCAGCCAGCGGTGAAGGGCTCTTGCCGAGCTGCAAAATAATGGTAGCTCCAAGCAGCAGGGAAGTAAAAAACAGCCGAAAGAACATAAGCCATTTAAGCCTATGATAATATTCACTTTCGGACGTCAATAGGGAGTCTGGCATAGAAAGTAAAAAATCCTGGTCCAGAGGGCCGGGCTTTGATATAACCCTCCGACCTTTCCGAGGATACCGGGTTTCTCAGGATTAAATAAACCAGGGGTCGGGGAGTTTTTTTGTACAACCTGTTTCATTAGCGCAATGGATGATCATCGCTTAACCCAGCGCAGATGCCATTTTGAATATGGGCAGATACATTGAAACCACCAGGCCGCCGATGACCGTACCCAGAAACACCAGCATAAACGGCTCTATCAAAGCAGTCATGTTTTCCACTGCCTGGTCGACTTCTTCATCATAAAAGTCGGCAATCTTTCCCAGCATTGCATCAAGAGCACCGGTGGATTCGCCGACCGCGATCATCTGGCACACCATCGACGGGAAAACCCCGCTTTCAAGAAGAGGGTCGGACATTGTGCGACCTTCGGCAATCGCTGAGCGGGTTTCGAACACAGCCTTTTCAACGGTTTTGTTTCCGGCTGTTTTGGCGACAATTTCCAGTGCATCTAAGATGGCAACCCCGCTGGTAAGCATTGTTCCCATGGTACGCGTAAACTTGGCCACGGCAGCCTTGCGAATTAAAGTTCCGAACACCGGCGTCTTCAGAAGAAGGTCATCGATAATTATGCGACCCTTCTCGGTACTGTAAATCTTTTTTATAACAAATATCAGCACAACGATAGCGCCGATAATATAGTGTATATTGCCTTTGATAAACCGGCTCATATTCACGACGATCTGGGTGGGTTTCGGCAGGGCGCTCCCCATACCGGCAAACATCTCCTCAAATACGGGAATAACGAAAACCATGATGACGGCGACCACAACGGCGGCGATGACAAGGGTTACAATCGGATATGTCATGGCGCCTTTGATCTGGGCTTTGAGTTTTGCAGCCTTTTCCATGTAGGCGGAAAGCCGCCGTAAAATCCCGTCAAGAATACCACCGGCCTCACCGGCCGCAATCATGTTTACGAAAAGGTCGTCAAACTGTTTGGGATATTTTCGCAACGCTTCTGCAAAGGTCTGACCGCCTTCAACGCTGCTTTTTATCTCTTTCAACATCTTTTTAAAGGTGGGGTTTTCCTGCTGCGTATGGAGAATATCGAGACATTGAATGATAGGGAGTCCCGCGTCGATCATGGTGGAAAACTGTCTGCAAAACAAAATGATATCAGCCTGCACCACTTTCTTCTGCATAAAAGCGACATTTGCAAAGATGTCTTTGGGTTTTGGCTTGATCTTAAAACCGGTGATCTTGCGCCTTGTCAATTCGGCACGCACGGCATCTTCGCTTGGAGCTTCGATTTCCCCTTTTTTGGTTTTCTTGTTCTTGTCTTTTCCCTTCCACACGAAAACTGGCATGATCAATCCTTCCTTTAAAGTGGAGACCTGATGGAACTCATCGTGAACCGGTACGCTTAAGATCGCCTATATCCCTGAAAGGTAGTATTCAAGGAATATATAAGTCAATTTCTTTTCATATAAAAGGTTCCCCTGGGCATCTTTTTTTTGGTAATTGCCCCTTGCGCAGTCAGGGCATCAAGATGTCTTCGAACCTCCTTTACATCCACACCCAATAACCGTGAAGCGTCATCGGCTGTACATGGCCGCCGTTTTATGGCTGCCGCAAGACGCTGAGAAAAATCTTCGCCAAGTATTCGATCACTTGCATCCGACTCAAAATGCTTAATGATCTCGGCATTATATAAATAAGCGGCTATTTCCGTCAACGTCTTTTTGCCAGCAGGCTTGACCCAGGGCTCTGTACCGGGTCTGTCAAGAGTATTCAACTGGACTCTGTCCGGCGCCAGGATGTTTAAGACGTTTCTGATTTCCTTGAGCTCGCTTTCGCTGTCATTGTAACCGGGGACCAGAAAAACTTCAATCCAGAACTGTTTCGTAAATTCCTTTCTGAATGCAATCAGGCCGTTAATAATATGAGAAAGTTCCAATTCCCGGTGTGGCCTGTTTATCCTTTTGAAATTCTTTTCATATACCGCATCCAGTGAAACTTTTACAAGATCCAAATCAACGATTTCATTTCTGACATCGGAT
This window contains:
- a CDS encoding radical SAM protein, with product MAKKQDPGYRYIFGPIPSRRLGMSLGVDVVPHKTCTLDCVYCECGKTTHLTVVRKEYVPLKRIKSELEAFLAKAPLLDFITFSGAGEPTLHSGLKDIVRFIKTSFGQYQLALLTNGTLFYRSDVRNEIVDLDLVKVSLDAVYEKNFKRINRPHRELELSHIINGLIAFRKEFTKQFWIEVFLVPGYNDSESELKEIRNVLNILAPDRVQLNTLDRPGTEPWVKPAGKKTLTEIAAYLYNAEIIKHFESDASDRILGEDFSQRLAAAIKRRPCTADDASRLLGVDVKEVRRHLDALTAQGAITKKKMPRGTFYMKRN
- a CDS encoding type II secretion system F family protein, which gives rise to MPVFVWKGKDKNKKTKKGEIEAPSEDAVRAELTRRKITGFKIKPKPKDIFANVAFMQKKVVQADIILFCRQFSTMIDAGLPIIQCLDILHTQQENPTFKKMLKEIKSSVEGGQTFAEALRKYPKQFDDLFVNMIAAGEAGGILDGILRRLSAYMEKAAKLKAQIKGAMTYPIVTLVIAAVVVAVIMVFVIPVFEEMFAGMGSALPKPTQIVVNMSRFIKGNIHYIIGAIVVLIFVIKKIYSTEKGRIIIDDLLLKTPVFGTLIRKAAVAKFTRTMGTMLTSGVAILDALEIVAKTAGNKTVEKAVFETRSAIAEGRTMSDPLLESGVFPSMVCQMIAVGESTGALDAMLGKIADFYDEEVDQAVENMTALIEPFMLVFLGTVIGGLVVSMYLPIFKMASALG